The following coding sequences are from one Triticum urartu cultivar G1812 unplaced genomic scaffold, Tu2.1 TuUngrouped_contig_6898, whole genome shotgun sequence window:
- the LOC125531234 gene encoding beta-glucosidase BoGH3B-like, translating into SRLAVPILYGTDAVHGHNNVFRAHVFPHNVGLGASRDAELVRKIGEATALEVRATGIHWAFAPCVAVCRDPRWGRCYESYSEDPEIVRSLTTIVTGLQGQPPADHPHGYPFLASVRDNVLACAKHFVGDGGTDKGVNEGNAICSTEDLERIHTKPYPDCIAQGVATVMASYSQWNGEPLHASRHLLTDVLKGKLGFEGFVVSDWEGIDRLCEPRGSDYRYCVAQSVNAGMDMIMIPHRFERFLEDLVFLVETGEIPMSRIDDAVERILRVKFISGVFEHPFSDPSLLDVVGCKEHRLLAREAVRKSLVLLKNGKKQNETFLPLAKNAKRILVAGTHADNIGYQCGGWTIAWHGDSGKITLGTSILEAIQESVSVETEVVYEECPTEAIIESGEFSCAIVAVGEVPYAEGLGDRTGLSIPFNGSDLITRVASKVPTLVVVVSGRPLVIEPRVLEKIDALVAAWLPGSEGMGITDCLFGDHDFVGTLPVSWFRSSDQLPINVGDANYDPLFPFGYGLKMFRSDEGLA; encoded by the exons TCCCGCCTCGCCGTCCCCATCCTCTACGGCACCGACGCCGTCCACGGCCACAACAACGTCTTCCGCGCCCACGTCTTTCCCCACAACGTCGGCCTCGGGGCCTCCAG GGATGCGGAGCTCGTGCGGAAGATCGGCGAGGCGACGGCGCTCGAGGTCCGCGCCACCGGCATCCACTGGGCCTTCGCACCCTGCGTCGCC GTCTGTAGGGATCCGAGGTGGGGGAGATGCTACGAGAGCTACAGCGAGGACCCGGAGATCGTGCGCTCGTTGACCACGATTGTCACCGGCCTGCAGGGCCAGCCACCGGCAGACCACCCTCACGGTTACCCGTTCCTCGCTTCGGTTAG GGACAATGTGCTTGCTTGTGCCAAGCATTTCGTAGGGGATGGTGGCACTGACAAGGGGGTCAATGAGGGGAACGCCATTTGCTCGACGGAGGATTTGGAGAGGATCCACACGAAACCATACCCTGATTGCATAGCTCAAGGGGTGGCGACAGTCATGGCATCCTACTCTCAGTGGAATGGGGAGCCGTTACATGCCAGCCGCCATTTGCTCACGGATGTTCTAAAGGGCAAGTTAGGCTTCGAG GGGTTTGTGGTGTCAGACTGGGAGGGTATTGACAGGCTTTGTGAGCCTCGAGGGTCTGATTATCGCTATTGCGTCGCGCAATCAGTTAATGCTGGGATGGATATG ATTATGATACCTCACAGATTTGAGAGATTCTTGGAAGATCTTGTGTTCTTGGTGGAGACAGGGGAGATACCAATGTCACGAATTGATGATGCTGTTGAGAGGATTCTAAGGGTTAAGTTCATATCTGGAGTGTTTGAGCATCCATTTTCAGATCCGTCTCTACTAGATGTAGTTGGCTGTAAG GAGCATCGGCTGCTGGCACGTGAGGCTGTTCGAAAGTCTTTGGTACTTCTGAAAAATGGCAAGAAGCAGAATGAAACTTTCCTTCCATTGGCAAAAAATGCAAAAAGAATACTCGTTGCAGGGACACATGCTGACAATATTGGATATCAGTGCGGTGGGTGGACAATAGCTTGGCATGGAGACAGTGGAAAGATAACCCTTG GTACAAGTATATTGGAGGCCATACAAGAATCCGTCAGTGTGGAAACTGAAGTTGTGTATGAAGAATGCCCAACAGAGGCTATTATTGAAAGCGGAGAATTTTCTTGTGCTATTGTTGCAGTTGGTGAGGTTCCTTATGCTGAAGGGTTGGGAGATAGAACTGGCCTTAGTATCCCATTTAATGGTTCAGACCTGATTACTCGTGTTGCTAGTAAAGTCCCTACTCTAGTGGTTGTTGTATCTGGAAGGCCTTTGGTCATTGAACCACGAGTTCTGGAGAAGATAGATGCTCTAGTTGCTGCCTGGCTACCTGGAAGTGAGGGCATGGGAATTACTGATTGCCTCTTTGGAGATCATGATTTCGTGGGTACATTGCCTGTATCGTGGTTTAGGTCTTCTGATCAACTGCCTATAAATGTTGGAGATGCTAACTATGATCCCTTATTCCCTTTTGGATATGGGTTGAAAATGTTCAGAAGTGATGAAGGTTTAGCATAA